One window from the genome of Rutidosis leptorrhynchoides isolate AG116_Rl617_1_P2 unplaced genomic scaffold, CSIRO_AGI_Rlap_v1 contig498, whole genome shotgun sequence encodes:
- the LOC139884057 gene encoding protein ANTAGONIST OF LIKE HETEROCHROMATIN PROTEIN 1 codes for MDPKAACIPSSKIEFKKLSAMDRQGIYNGSSSNETSKKKKKNKKNASNKLKKKTKTVNSVPLDPKNSDSEWWDTFWHKNSSNPGSPEDKDEGFRYFFRVSKETFEYICSLVREDLISRPPSGLINIEGRLLSVEKQVAIAIRRLASGESQVSVGASFGVGQSTVSQVTWRFIEALEERAKHHLKWPDRDRMEEIKSKFEKSFGLPNCCGAIDSTHIVMTLPAVETSDDWCDQEKNYSMFLQGVVDHEMRFLDIVTGWPGGMTVSRLLKCSGFYKLCEGGERLNGNVRKLSESAEIREYVVGGNSYPLLPWLVTPYEDTLSSFSAFNMSHEAARVLAVRTFLQLKGSWRILNKVMWRPDKRKLPSIILVCCLLHNIIIDSGDRLHPDVELSGHHDSGYGEVRCKLINPRGKTLRENIAKYLQQRK; via the exons ATGGATCCAAAAGCTGCATGCATACCCTCCTCAAAGATAGAATTCAAAAAATTATCTGCAATGGATCGTCAAG GTATCTACAATGGATCGTCAAG CAACGAAAcctcaaagaagaagaagaagaataagaagaatGCTTCGAATAAGCTGAAGAAGAAGACCAAAACGGTGAATTCAGTTCCTCTAGACCCCAAGAACAGTGATTCTGAGTGGTGGGATACTTTCTGGCATAAGAATTCATCAAACCCAG GTTCTCCAGAAGACAAGGATGAAGGATTCCGGTATTTCTTTAGGGTATCGAAGGAAACATTTGAATACATTTGTTCCCTTGTGAGGGAAGATCTTATTTCCAGGCCACCATCAGGACTTATCAACATAGAAGGAAGACTCCTTAGTGTGGAGAAACAAGTTGCAATTGCTATAAGAAGGCTAGCCTCTGGCGAATCCCAAGTCTCAGTTGGTGCTTCCTTTGGCGTCGGCCAATCCACAGTTTCTCAGGTTACCTGGAGATTCATCGAAGCGTTGGAGGAACGGGCTAAGCATCATCTCAAATGGCCCGATCGCGACAGGATGGAGGAGATCAAGTCCAAATTCGAAAAGTCTTTTGGCTTGCCGAATTGTTGCGGAGCCATTGATTCGACGCACATTGTCATGACACTGCCGGCTGTCGAAACTTCGGATGATTGGTGCGACCAGGAGAAAAATTACAGCATGTTCTTGCAGGGAGTCGTCGATCATGAGATGAGATTTCTCGATATTGTGACTGGTTGGCCAGGCGGCATGACTGTATCCAGGCTACTCAAGTGTTCAGGGTTTTACAAACTATGTGAGGGTGGTGAACGTTTGAACGGAAATGTTAGAAAGTTATCGGAATCGGCAGAGATCAGGGAATACGTTGTTGGTGGGAATTCGTACCCTCTTCTTCCTTGGCTCGTAACTCCTTACGAAGATACGCTATCGTCCTTTTCGGCTTTCAATATGTCGCACGAGGCTGCGAGGGTGCTTGCGGTTAGGACGTTTTTGCAGTTAAAGGGAAGTTGGAGAATCCTTAATAAGGTAATGTGGAGACCAGATAAGCGGAAACTTCCGAGCATTATTCTGGTCTGTTGTTTGCTTCATAACATCATCATCGATAGTGGAGATCGATTGCATCCAGATGTTGAGTTGTCTGGACATCACGACTCAGGTTATGGAGAGGTTCGTTGTAAGCTGATTAATCCGAGAGGGAAAACTTTGAGGGAGAATATAGCTAAGTACCTTCAACAACGAAAATGA